One stretch of Rosistilla oblonga DNA includes these proteins:
- a CDS encoding HAD family hydrolase: MSNRSTSAGSSWPHPIQAVALDMDGLMFDTEPLYYQVGTELLGRRGFEFNMQIQQKMMGRPAPEAIGVLIAEFQLTDLPADLMQESDDLYAALLADGLVALPGLFELLDHLETQSIPFAVATSSKRRFAQQMLSSFDLIPRLQFLLTGDDVSQGKPHPEMYLAAADRFQIQPENMLVLEDSENGCISAARSGACAVAVPGEHTAGHRYDQAFLSIDSLADRRLFELLQS, from the coding sequence ATGTCAAATCGATCCACTTCTGCCGGTTCCAGTTGGCCGCATCCGATCCAAGCTGTCGCGTTGGATATGGATGGGCTGATGTTTGATACCGAACCATTGTACTACCAAGTCGGTACCGAACTGCTGGGCCGTCGTGGATTTGAATTCAACATGCAAATCCAGCAGAAAATGATGGGCCGTCCCGCTCCCGAAGCGATCGGTGTGCTGATCGCCGAGTTCCAGTTGACCGACCTGCCAGCCGATCTGATGCAGGAGAGCGACGACCTGTACGCCGCTCTGTTAGCCGATGGATTGGTCGCGCTGCCGGGGCTGTTCGAACTGCTGGATCATTTAGAGACGCAGTCGATCCCATTTGCCGTGGCGACCAGTAGCAAGCGCCGCTTCGCCCAGCAGATGCTTTCGTCGTTCGACCTGATCCCGCGGTTGCAGTTCCTGCTGACCGGCGACGACGTCTCGCAGGGCAAGCCGCATCCGGAGATGTATCTCGCTGCGGCCGACCGCTTTCAGATCCAGCCGGAAAATATGCTGGTCTTGGAGGATAGTGAAAATGGCTGCATCTCGGCGGCTCGGTCCGGGGCGTGTGCCGTCGCCGTTCCGGGTGAACACACTGCGGGGCATCGCTACGATCAAGCCTTCTTGAGCATCGATTCTTTAGCCGATCGGCGGTTGTTCGAGCTGCTGCAGTCCTAG
- a CDS encoding TMEM143 family protein: MSLGSRKGVRLAQESLSGEYIAEDAPHWKAEPFIPITAAELKSVLLAHPRAAAQADHLHRVFESLTSILNHDYRNLHQQLETHYSVLDPDRDLKLLTEPTDDQCDASLRHMRGYLHDLLRAANFTQLDQQQIRGAIQTSSDWGVRLQINFDIFESIDVYARGDIVGMRTRRLWKSYWKMSEMEVPIYQRLVAVFKLKPDAKLVGAHAGGQYHRDRLHLSMFKNIPQADVDMLLPGSSIRFSWLDRTKIFAPTLGGIGVTVFKILRGAVVIAATGLAAVMGVAVLAIGIIGYAVRSIVSYFHTKDKYLLNMTRSLYYQKLDSNAGVIYRLLQEARQQDLLESIVVYFILATSDEPMSEAAMCKRVELLLKDLLAIEIRFDPYSAMKRLHRLGIVLDGGGDTVSVLSPETSVRQLDHYWDNLMSIDRATPSESGQ; this comes from the coding sequence ATGTCTTTGGGGTCTCGCAAAGGAGTTCGTTTAGCTCAGGAATCTCTATCGGGTGAATATATTGCCGAGGATGCGCCGCATTGGAAAGCCGAACCGTTCATCCCGATCACTGCCGCGGAACTCAAAAGCGTGCTGCTGGCACATCCGCGTGCGGCGGCTCAAGCCGATCATCTGCATCGCGTTTTCGAATCGCTGACATCGATCCTGAACCACGATTACCGCAATCTACACCAGCAGCTCGAAACGCACTATTCGGTTCTCGATCCCGATCGCGATCTGAAACTGTTGACCGAACCGACCGACGACCAGTGTGACGCATCGCTGCGGCACATGCGAGGTTACTTGCACGATCTCTTGCGAGCCGCCAACTTCACGCAACTGGATCAGCAACAAATCCGCGGGGCGATCCAAACCTCCAGCGACTGGGGCGTGCGGTTGCAGATCAATTTCGACATCTTCGAATCGATCGACGTCTATGCGCGAGGCGACATCGTCGGGATGCGGACGCGGCGGCTGTGGAAATCGTATTGGAAGATGTCCGAAATGGAGGTGCCGATCTACCAGCGGTTGGTCGCGGTTTTCAAACTCAAACCCGACGCCAAACTGGTCGGCGCCCATGCCGGTGGCCAATACCATCGCGATCGCTTGCATCTGTCGATGTTCAAGAACATCCCTCAAGCCGATGTCGACATGCTGCTGCCCGGTTCGAGCATCCGATTCAGCTGGTTGGATCGCACCAAGATCTTCGCGCCAACGTTGGGCGGGATCGGAGTCACGGTGTTTAAGATCCTCCGCGGTGCGGTGGTGATCGCGGCGACCGGATTGGCGGCGGTGATGGGAGTGGCGGTGCTGGCGATTGGCATCATCGGATACGCCGTCCGCAGCATCGTCTCCTACTTTCACACCAAAGACAAATACCTGTTGAACATGACTCGCAGCCTCTATTACCAGAAGCTCGACAGCAACGCCGGGGTCATCTATCGCCTGCTGCAGGAAGCTCGCCAACAGGATCTGCTGGAATCGATCGTCGTCTATTTCATCCTCGCGACCAGCGACGAACCGATGTCCGAAGCGGCGATGTGCAAACGGGTCGAACTACTGTTAAAGGATCTATTGGCGATCGAGATCCGCTTCGATCCCTATTCGGCGATGAAGCGATTGCACCGACTGGGGATCGTTCTCGATGGCGGTGGCGACACGGTCAGCGTGCTGAGCCCGGAGACCTCGGTCCGCCAGCTGGACCATTACTGGGACAACCTGATGAGCATCGATCGCGCCACGCCCAGCGAATCGGGGCAATAG
- a CDS encoding ABC transporter permease, translating to MMLAQPDETFRVPSSPNLTHPKPWQLGRRFALTTEMVGKRFIEVLKVVVNLLALVWAVAFIAASPRSWTPLTRMVFARQLLFTAVDGLLVAIRISAAVGVLVIVQSAMWLDAVGATTDGISPVLWKAVIHEIAPLIASLVVVGRSGIAISTELATMLVSGELEVLESQGVDPMTTMIMPRVLSMTLSVFCLAIVVATTMLVMGYMVGWLMGVIHTPWSMFLESLLRESNLLDFAFFVPKTIIAGAFAGAICCADGLTVRGTMSDVSRVASRSGIHAMTAVFGISAILSILIYNRILVFQIL from the coding sequence ATGATGTTGGCCCAACCCGACGAGACTTTTCGCGTGCCATCCAGTCCCAACTTAACGCATCCGAAACCATGGCAATTGGGCCGTCGTTTTGCGCTGACGACGGAGATGGTCGGCAAACGATTTATCGAAGTGCTGAAGGTCGTCGTGAACCTGTTGGCGCTTGTTTGGGCGGTGGCGTTTATCGCCGCAAGCCCGCGGTCGTGGACGCCATTGACGCGGATGGTCTTTGCTCGCCAGTTGCTGTTCACTGCGGTCGACGGGCTGTTGGTTGCGATTCGCATCTCCGCGGCGGTCGGCGTGTTGGTGATCGTACAATCCGCGATGTGGTTGGACGCGGTGGGGGCAACAACCGACGGCATCTCGCCGGTGTTGTGGAAGGCGGTGATCCATGAGATCGCGCCACTGATCGCCAGCCTGGTTGTGGTCGGTCGCAGCGGAATCGCGATCTCGACCGAACTGGCGACGATGCTGGTCAGCGGCGAATTGGAAGTGCTTGAATCGCAGGGCGTCGATCCGATGACAACCATGATCATGCCGCGCGTGTTAAGCATGACGCTGAGTGTTTTCTGCTTGGCAATCGTGGTCGCGACGACGATGCTGGTGATGGGTTATATGGTCGGTTGGTTGATGGGAGTGATCCACACTCCATGGTCGATGTTTCTGGAGTCGTTGCTGCGTGAATCGAATCTCCTGGACTTTGCATTTTTTGTCCCCAAAACAATTATCGCAGGTGCTTTTGCCGGCGCCATTTGCTGTGCCGATGGGCTGACCGTTCGCGGCACGATGTCCGATGTATCGCGAGTCGCCAGCCGCAGCGGGATCCATGCGATGACGGCGGTGTTTGGCATCTCTGCGATCTTGTCGATACTAATTTACAACCGCATCTTGGTCTTCCAAATCCTCTAG
- a CDS encoding ATP-binding cassette domain-containing protein, giving the protein MSSLEKNDPAPAEADPRREILVLEDLSFRDLTRQSVTLRDANLKIFENDLVTLTLPPSMESRAFTSMLLGLRMPQQGRVLFDGNEWTGEDYALHDRMRSQIGRVFDGKAWVENMNIYENVVLPHQHHNHRTVKELDREIQYWSRRFEIESMKDQRPAFVGKTFLRICEWIRALIGSPRLLLLEHPMRSVPRARFPALLQAVVSATEAGAAALWIAPSSDLQRDKFPTSARHYQIHDFHLTPVG; this is encoded by the coding sequence ATGAGCAGTCTCGAAAAAAACGATCCCGCTCCGGCGGAAGCTGATCCTCGCCGCGAGATCTTGGTCTTGGAGGATCTTTCGTTTCGCGATCTGACACGCCAATCGGTGACGCTCCGCGACGCCAATTTAAAAATTTTTGAAAACGACCTCGTCACCTTAACCTTACCGCCATCGATGGAATCGCGAGCTTTCACGTCGATGCTGTTAGGCCTGCGGATGCCACAACAGGGCCGCGTATTGTTTGATGGAAACGAATGGACCGGCGAAGATTATGCGTTACACGATCGAATGCGAAGCCAAATCGGACGTGTCTTCGACGGAAAGGCGTGGGTTGAGAACATGAACATCTATGAAAACGTCGTCTTGCCGCACCAGCACCACAACCACCGAACGGTCAAAGAACTCGATCGCGAGATCCAATATTGGTCGCGACGCTTTGAGATCGAATCGATGAAGGACCAACGTCCCGCCTTTGTCGGCAAGACGTTCCTACGAATCTGCGAATGGATCCGCGCACTGATCGGATCGCCGCGTCTGTTGTTGTTGGAACATCCGATGCGTTCGGTTCCCAGGGCGAGGTTCCCAGCTCTGTTGCAAGCTGTCGTATCGGCGACCGAAGCTGGCGCCGCTGCGCTGTGGATCGCGCCGAGCAGCGATCTGCAACGCGACAAATTCCCAACATCGGCACGCCACTATCAAATCCACGATTTCCATCTGACCCCGGTAGGATAA
- a CDS encoding MlaD family protein, with amino-acid sequence MNDPYRLRYTNQVVGTFLLVILLFSLVVSFLMIRTKDYFAEKDHFWIDVPQHAVDGLQKGSEVVILGERAGEVEGIRYIDQTSNVRVSLAIRREYSKRVFTSSTVALERRYGGVGAPLLVIRRGMPADGVLKQLPPDSEIVNFEGEEDRMDQLTREVQSVSDSIKQIELKMVPTMDTIGKAAKTIDTGTEEDARPAFRSIGEASAAFQKTNEKLRPEASQTMLEIRQATQNLDQRITQLTEKIELLVEADMRDTLRGVRDTSDDVSDAAGSVKTTATDVNADVANTLVEIREAADEMTRLANEARDVVRVVRKESEELPGTVEQFNATVGNADDMVGEIRSHWLLRRYTDQSPTTRQLSPSGIRAGGAP; translated from the coding sequence ATGAACGATCCCTATCGGTTGCGCTACACGAACCAAGTGGTTGGCACCTTTCTATTGGTGATCCTGCTATTTTCGTTAGTCGTGTCGTTTTTGATGATTCGAACCAAAGACTACTTCGCAGAGAAAGATCACTTCTGGATCGACGTGCCACAACACGCGGTCGATGGATTGCAAAAGGGATCCGAAGTGGTGATCTTGGGCGAACGCGCCGGCGAGGTCGAAGGCATCCGGTACATCGACCAGACCAGCAACGTGCGAGTTAGCCTGGCGATTCGCCGCGAGTACAGCAAAAGGGTGTTCACATCGTCGACCGTCGCACTCGAACGACGCTACGGTGGTGTCGGTGCGCCGCTATTGGTAATCCGCCGCGGCATGCCAGCCGATGGTGTGCTGAAACAGTTGCCGCCGGACAGCGAGATCGTCAACTTCGAAGGCGAAGAAGATCGTATGGATCAATTGACAAGAGAAGTCCAATCGGTGAGCGATTCGATCAAACAGATTGAATTAAAAATGGTTCCGACGATGGACACGATCGGCAAAGCGGCGAAGACCATCGATACGGGAACCGAGGAGGACGCGCGGCCGGCGTTCCGTAGCATAGGTGAAGCGTCAGCGGCCTTCCAAAAGACCAACGAAAAATTGCGTCCCGAAGCGTCGCAAACAATGCTGGAAATTCGGCAAGCGACACAAAATTTGGATCAACGGATCACGCAACTCACCGAGAAGATCGAACTGCTGGTCGAGGCCGACATGCGGGATACGCTGCGAGGCGTCCGCGACACCAGCGACGATGTAAGCGATGCCGCCGGAAGCGTAAAAACGACGGCCACCGACGTCAACGCTGACGTCGCAAATACGCTGGTCGAAATCCGCGAAGCGGCTGACGAAATGACCCGCTTGGCCAACGAAGCTCGCGATGTGGTCCGCGTTGTTCGCAAGGAGAGCGAAGAACTGCCCGGGACAGTCGAACAGTTTAATGCGACGGTCGGCAATGCGGATGACATGGTGGGCGAGATTCGCAGCCATTGGCTGCTCCGCCGCTACACCGATCAATCGCCAACCACTCGGCAGCTCTCGCCGTCGGGAATTCGAGCGGGAGGTGCACCGTGA